The genomic window ATAGGTTGGAGGAGTGACCAATCTGATAGAGAGGGGTCGGCGGATGAGTAGATACGTAAATATGAATCGGTAGATATTGTTGCCTGTCCAACCCCATCAGTCACAACAAATGAGCTGATTGGACATGATACCGGATGATGTCAAATGAGAGATACACTCACGACTCTAGGTTCACTACCTGCATCGGCTGTTCCAAATTCTACTTGCTTCACACTTCCCTTCGCGCCCGTCAAGACAGCTCGTTctatccatcttccttccctttcgCGGCCTGTCGGTTCTTCCCATATTCGGACTGTACGGTCATGCGATGACGAAGCTAGGAGTGAGCCGTGTACTGGATGGGCGAATGATAAGTGTAATATAGGTGCGTCGTGAGCCTGTGAAAATCAGTCAGTAGGATTCAAGGTGTTACCTATCGACATGCTAGTGGAGGGAATTTAGCTCACTTTCCACTCGGTCTCCTGATCCCATGTTCCTTCATGAGACTTCCTGAATAGCTTTATCTTCTGATCGGCCGAACACGTCGCCACTGTGTATTTCTGATCAGCTCATGCCTATACCCCCATCATCGTCGCAAGAGCTCACATCGTTCTCCGTAGAAATCATATGTCACGTCTAGAAAGGAGGGTGATTAGCATATGATGAGCTATGACCCGACCAAGCGTAGTCGAAGATCGAACAGCTCACGGGTGACCAGATCTGCATGTCCTGGCGCTAGTAGATTTGTCTGCAGCATCCTTGTTGAGTTCTCTTGATGTAGTGACAGACGTTGAGTGAGATATCTCTCcagttcaagctcaagagaTGACTTTGATTCTAGATAAACAGCAGCGAGTGAGCGAGAGAAGTGACGCGGGGCCACATACCACGATGGCTACTTGCGGTATCACCGGTTATTCCCGGGAGAGTGGCACGTCATCGTATCAATGAATGCTGGATGCCGGATGCTGACGCGCTGTTGCCCGTTGCTGGCTGTTGCTGCCTCGTCACTGATCATACCTCGAAAGAGGAcagattgtcagctatagACGTTCGTTAGAAactctccttctcattcGATCTCACTGTATCCTATAGACCTACCTGCCAGCAAAATGTCACAAGAGGTCATGCTCCCGCAAGGTTGGGAGGCCAGATGGTGAGTTAACGGTTTCTCACTGAATCGCACAACAGCTAATCATTCGTCGTAGGGATCCACAATCAAATGCTTATGTCTATGTCGGTGAGTATAGCTATCCCTATGCCATTTGAAGTGAGCTGACGCACAAAACCACAGAACAATCCACCGGTAGATCTCAATGGGAAGCCCCGACCCAACCTTCCTACGGCTCATCCAACCCTTCCGTCTCTCCTGCTCCTCAACCCTCTTCCACTCACCACCGACCAGGACGTCGGCAGTATCCCACTGCTCAGATCCAGCAGGTTtatggaggaggaggatatgatacccaacctcaacaacctaTAGCAGCACCTGGATATCCcgatcaacaacagcaacagcaacaacctCAGTATTTCACACCTGGATTCGGTGGAGCTGATCCCGCACAGCAACAACAGCCTGCTTATGGGGCCTCACCCGCACCTGCTTACGGTGGTGCCGCACCTGCACCCGCGTATggtcaacagcaacaaccagCTTATCCTGGTCAACAACCCGTTGACCAGATGGCCAATCAATTCCAACAGATGAACGTCGGTTATGGAGGTGGAAAGCAActccatcaaatccaaacTGTCAACCTGATCGGTATGCAACCAGATGTAACAGGATTAgatgcaccaccaccaccttacctccttcctcccaaCGCAGCTGTCACTGCTTCTCCACACATCCAACCTGATCCCTCCTACCAACGATGTACCTTAACGTCCATGCCTACCACTCAATCTCTTCTCAACAAATCGAAACTGCCCTTAGCTTTAGTCATGGCACCCTATCGATCGTACAGGGGAGAAGTCGACGGTGACGATCCCGTACCAGTCGTAGAAGACAGTGTTATCGCCAGATGTAGAAGATGTAGAGCGTATATCAACCCTTTCGTCACATTCATCGAAGGTGGTAATAGGTGGAAATGTTGTATGTGTGGATTAAGTAACGAAGTACCTCAACTGTTCGACTGGAATCAAGCCGAGAACAAACCTGCCGATCGATGGTCAAGGAAAGAACTCAACCATTCAGTCGTCGAATTCATCGCCCCGACTGAATACATGGTTAgaccacctcaaccacccgTATACGCCTTTGTCATTGACGTATCCCAACAAGCCATCCAATCAGGTATGGTGGCTGTCGCAGCTCGAACGATCTTGGAAAGTCTGGATAATATCCCTAATGCCGACAATCGAACCAAAGTAGCTATCATAGCTGTATCAACTTCacttcacttcttctccttaccTGCCGGTGCCACCGAGGCTTCCATGTTGGTCGTATCCGATCTTTCAGATGTCTTCTTACCTAAACCCGTCGATTTACTTGTCAACTTGACAGAATCTCGTCCAGCCATCGAATCGCTCTTGGGCAAGTTGAGCGACATGTTCCAAGATTCCCACACGGTCGGCAACGCCCTTGGATCAGGTCTTCAAGCTGCTCATCAACTTATCGGTAAAATTGGTGGTAAGATCATTGCTCTCACCGCGACATTACCGACATTAGGTGAAGGAGCATTGAAAGCTAGAGATGATCCAAAGTTACTCGGTACATCCAAAGAATCATCTTTGCTCAATGCCGCTTCGAGCTTTTACAAGACTTTCGCCATTGAATGTTCGAAACAACAAGTTGCCGTTGACATGTTCCTCTTCTCTACGAATTATACCGACGTAGCTACTTTATCCTGTTTACCGAGATA from Kwoniella botswanensis chromosome 3, complete sequence includes these protein-coding regions:
- a CDS encoding protein transporter SEC24 codes for the protein MSQEVMLPQGWEARWDPQSNAYVYVEQSTGRSQWEAPTQPSYGSSNPSVSPAPQPSSTHHRPGRRQYPTAQIQQVYGGGGYDTQPQQPIAAPGYPDQQQQQQQPQYFTPGFGGADPAQQQQPAYGASPAPAYGGAAPAPAYGQQQQPAYPGQQPVDQMANQFQQMNVGYGGGKQLHQIQTVNLIGMQPDVTGLDAPPPPYLLPPNAAVTASPHIQPDPSYQRCTLTSMPTTQSLLNKSKLPLALVMAPYRSYRGEVDGDDPVPVVEDSVIARCRRCRAYINPFVTFIEGGNRWKCCMCGLSNEVPQLFDWNQAENKPADRWSRKELNHSVVEFIAPTEYMVRPPQPPVYAFVIDVSQQAIQSGMVAVAARTILESLDNIPNADNRTKVAIIAVSTSLHFFSLPAGATEASMLVVSDLSDVFLPKPVDLLVNLTESRPAIESLLGKLSDMFQDSHTVGNALGSGLQAAHQLIGKIGGKIIALTATLPTLGEGALKARDDPKLLGTSKESSLLNAASSFYKTFAIECSKQQVAVDMFLFSTNYTDVATLSCLPRYTAGQTYLYPGFNASRSEDAIKFATEFGKVLAMPMGLEAVIRVRATRGIRMSAFHGNFFIRSTDLLALPVVPTDQNYVIELQLEDDIKGSFVVLQTAILHTTCYGERRIRVITQAMPTTDSISELYGSADQVAIATYLTNKAVERSMSHSLDDARNTITKNLSDMLAVYKNQVTSSSGGASAQLAVPENLKLLPLLCCGLVKHVGLREGASIPPDLRAYAQCLLTTLPCQSLVPYIHPRFYSLHNMPNEAGNINSDTGQMVLPPALNLTSERLERHGLFLIEDSQNIFIWVGHEAVPRLIQDVFGLNDYGELQGGKSTLPLLDNPFSQRVNNIIAKTRELRRGVYRPHVYVVKSDAEPALRSWALSLLIEDRMDHMSSYAQYLTTVKNKVGYFISLGTNDSRADDLWISIWQVNGN